In the Leptospira sp. WS4.C2 genome, one interval contains:
- a CDS encoding glycoside hydrolase family 2 protein — protein sequence MKKIVHTEYPRPQLERDSYINLNGEWDLTHSKLGTEDKTQYKIIVPFSPETRASGLGNFILQPQEELIYKREFELSSEFIKDITLLHFGAVDYSCICYINDKEVGTHKGGFLPFHFDISEYIKIGKNEIRLTVTDPTDTGTQSRGKQKLKRGGIWYTPQSGIWQTVWLESVSKDYIKDIKITPNIDTNSVEIILNTESHHVTIQILDGENIIAESTNANATLNIPNMELWSPENPKLYGILIQTSGDKVKSYFGMRKFSIGFDGKFKRLLLNNKPYFHNGLLDQGYWSEGLLTPPNDEEMEKEIKLMKDMGFNMLRKHIKLEPLRWYYHCDRLGVLVWQDFVCGGGAYETWKVAYLPFIGWKTKDTKYKFLNRTDEAGRNEFISEMSETVNLLRNTVSLSVWVLFNEGWGQFDSIKLTEKLRELDNTRTIDSVSGWYDQGKDSSDLKSLHLYYQKLKIPKNETRAIVLSEFGGYSLKTEGHVFDENKLFGYKILPDKQSLEKEYKNLIENELLPLIDKGLSASIYTQVSDVEEEINGLVTYDRKVVKFDIGFMQQLNSKLVYQ from the coding sequence ATGAAAAAAATCGTACATACAGAATATCCGCGCCCTCAATTAGAACGTGATAGTTATATCAATTTAAATGGTGAATGGGATCTGACCCATTCCAAACTAGGCACCGAAGATAAGACACAATATAAAATCATTGTCCCATTCTCTCCAGAGACAAGGGCCAGCGGACTAGGAAATTTTATACTGCAACCGCAAGAGGAGTTAATATATAAACGCGAATTTGAACTTTCCTCTGAATTCATCAAAGACATCACCTTACTCCACTTTGGTGCTGTTGATTATTCCTGTATTTGTTATATCAACGATAAAGAGGTAGGGACTCATAAGGGAGGTTTTTTACCATTCCATTTTGACATTTCAGAATATATCAAAATAGGGAAAAACGAAATTCGTTTAACTGTGACAGATCCGACCGATACAGGAACACAATCAAGAGGGAAACAAAAACTGAAACGAGGTGGAATTTGGTATACTCCTCAATCGGGAATCTGGCAAACCGTTTGGTTAGAAAGTGTATCAAAGGATTATATCAAAGATATTAAGATTACACCCAACATAGATACAAATTCTGTTGAAATTATTTTGAATACCGAAAGCCACCATGTAACCATTCAGATATTAGATGGAGAAAACATTATCGCAGAATCTACTAACGCTAACGCAACTTTAAACATACCAAACATGGAACTTTGGTCACCAGAAAATCCTAAACTCTATGGCATATTGATTCAAACATCTGGTGACAAAGTAAAATCTTATTTTGGAATGCGGAAATTTTCTATAGGATTCGATGGAAAATTCAAAAGGTTATTATTAAATAATAAACCCTATTTCCACAACGGTCTTTTAGACCAAGGATACTGGTCAGAAGGACTTCTCACACCACCAAACGACGAAGAGATGGAAAAAGAAATCAAACTAATGAAAGATATGGGTTTTAATATGTTACGAAAACATATTAAGTTAGAACCATTACGTTGGTATTACCATTGTGATCGATTAGGGGTTCTAGTGTGGCAAGATTTTGTATGCGGTGGCGGTGCCTACGAAACTTGGAAGGTTGCCTATTTACCTTTTATTGGTTGGAAAACGAAAGATACAAAATATAAATTCTTAAATAGAACAGACGAAGCCGGTAGGAATGAATTCATTTCGGAGATGAGTGAAACGGTCAATTTACTGAGGAATACGGTAAGCCTATCTGTTTGGGTGCTTTTTAATGAAGGATGGGGACAATTCGATAGCATTAAACTCACAGAAAAATTAAGAGAACTAGATAATACTAGAACCATCGATAGTGTAAGTGGATGGTATGATCAAGGAAAAGATAGTAGCGACCTAAAGAGCCTACATCTCTACTACCAAAAACTTAAAATACCAAAAAACGAAACAAGAGCCATCGTATTATCTGAATTTGGTGGTTACTCTTTAAAAACAGAAGGTCATGTTTTTGATGAAAATAAACTCTTTGGATATAAAATTCTTCCAGATAAACAAAGTTTAGAGAAAGAATATAAAAATTTAATTGAAAACGAACTATTACCTTTGATCGATAAGGGACTTAGTGCCTCCATCTATACACAAGTCAGTGATGTAGAAGAAGAAATTAACGGACTAGTCACTTACGATAGAAAAGTTGTTAAGTTTGATATCGGATTTATGCAACAACTAAACTCAAAATTAGTTTATCAATAG
- a CDS encoding MFS transporter: protein MNTHNLSGRLWSVLILFGLVGQIAWSVENMYFNLFIYNTIAKNTSSVTLMVQLSGIVATFTTLIAGILTDKTGNRKYFISFGYLLWGLLTLSFAFVSKENTAEWFQMSDTSQIISLTIAIVITLDCIMTAFGSTANDAAFNAYVTDNTENARSLAEGVLSAMPLIAMLIVAGGFGMIVNVLGYSGLFVAVGIMMSVSGLIGIWLIKDNPNLKKQNTNFISDISYGFKLSVIEKNQKLYLYFVAMGIYGIASQIYMPYLIIYMQEYLKFDAIQYSIVLAGVILGASIITILLGKQFDGKNKDKLLIYFSILYIFGMLSLYLMSKTIDLNFKTLVMWFTGITSLVLITGFIQILALLGAQIRDNTPTENTGKLQGIRMIFFVLIPMYIGPMIGEMINESTNLTYIDPVNGAVAHVPSPEIFLVGAIFCLLIFFPLSFLFRSKQSL, encoded by the coding sequence ATGAACACTCATAATTTAAGTGGACGGCTCTGGTCTGTATTAATTTTATTCGGCCTTGTAGGTCAAATCGCTTGGTCCGTAGAGAATATGTATTTCAATCTATTCATCTACAACACAATAGCAAAAAATACATCTTCAGTCACATTGATGGTCCAACTAAGTGGAATTGTAGCCACCTTCACCACCCTGATCGCAGGAATCTTAACTGATAAAACGGGAAACCGAAAGTATTTCATTTCTTTCGGTTATCTTCTTTGGGGTTTACTTACACTTTCCTTTGCCTTCGTTTCCAAAGAGAATACAGCAGAATGGTTTCAAATGTCCGATACGAGCCAAATCATAAGCCTTACTATTGCAATTGTGATTACTTTAGATTGTATTATGACAGCTTTCGGCTCAACGGCCAATGATGCAGCTTTTAATGCCTATGTGACAGATAACACAGAAAATGCGAGGAGTCTCGCTGAAGGTGTATTATCCGCAATGCCTCTAATTGCAATGTTGATTGTAGCGGGAGGATTTGGAATGATTGTGAATGTCCTTGGATATTCAGGACTCTTTGTCGCTGTTGGTATTATGATGTCAGTTTCTGGACTCATCGGAATTTGGCTCATCAAAGACAATCCAAACCTCAAAAAACAAAATACTAATTTTATCTCAGACATAAGTTATGGATTCAAACTCAGCGTCATTGAAAAAAACCAGAAGTTGTATTTGTATTTTGTTGCTATGGGGATCTATGGAATTGCAAGTCAAATTTATATGCCATACCTCATTATCTATATGCAAGAATACTTAAAATTTGATGCCATCCAATACTCAATTGTATTAGCGGGTGTCATTCTTGGAGCTAGTATCATTACGATTCTTCTTGGAAAACAATTTGATGGAAAAAATAAAGACAAATTACTAATTTACTTCTCCATTCTCTATATTTTCGGAATGTTATCTCTATACTTAATGTCGAAAACAATTGATTTAAATTTTAAAACGTTAGTTATGTGGTTCACAGGAATTACAAGCCTTGTTTTAATCACAGGATTTATACAAATTTTAGCACTTCTCGGAGCTCAAATTCGAGACAATACCCCAACAGAAAATACCGGCAAATTACAAGGAATACGGATGATTTTCTTTGTCCTGATACCTATGTATATTGGACCTATGATTGGAGAAATGATAAACGAAAGCACAAACCTTACATACATTGATCCTGTGAATGGAGCGGTAGCTCACGTACCTTCGCCCGAAATCTTTTTAGTAGGCGCTATCTTTTGTTTACTAATATTTTTTCCGCTTTCCTTTTTATTTCGAAGCAAACAATCCTTATGA